The following coding sequences lie in one Halorussus halophilus genomic window:
- a CDS encoding universal stress protein, translated as MERALAVVDAEESTTELVREAGELAAAVDAELVLLHVTTTEEYEEKRKTMEDIPDSRARYSGKQALQGAEAFAEDVGRDVLEGVGVEYEAVGAVGDEQNEILKTAAEYDCDHLFIAGEKRSPTGKALFGDLTQSVILNFEGPVTVVTT; from the coding sequence ATGGAACGGGCACTGGCGGTCGTGGACGCAGAGGAATCGACGACAGAACTCGTCCGCGAAGCGGGCGAACTTGCCGCGGCGGTCGATGCGGAACTCGTCTTGCTCCACGTGACGACCACCGAGGAGTACGAGGAGAAGCGCAAGACGATGGAAGACATCCCCGACAGTCGCGCCCGCTACTCCGGCAAACAGGCGCTCCAAGGTGCCGAGGCGTTCGCCGAGGACGTCGGTCGTGACGTACTGGAAGGCGTTGGTGTCGAGTACGAAGCCGTCGGGGCGGTCGGCGACGAGCAGAACGAGATTCTGAAGACCGCAGCGGAGTACGACTGCGACCACCTCTTCATCGCGGGCGAGAAACGCTCGCCGACTGGCAAGGCGCTGTTCGGCGACCTCACGCAGTCGGTCATCCTCAATTTCGAGGGTCCCGTAACCGTCGTGACGACGTAG
- a CDS encoding enolase-like domain-containing protein produces the protein MGLYDHIADLPLSIANASVERHERETMKFTRATTVVSLSGEGETGRGEDVTYDAELHPAPAPDLSGEYTLAEFSAEVADRDLFPEGDNDHPAYRNYRQWAFESAALDLALRQGDTDLGTELGREYDPVNFVYSPTLGDPPSADALHEWRERDPDLQFKLDAEDDWSDSLVSELSTFGVRVVDFKALYEDADVAGSADPLLYERVVEEFPEAILEDPAWTDDTYPVLDSVRDRISWDVPITGVESVQELPFEPSWLNSKPSRFGSIESLLDTIDYCENHGIELYGGGQFELGVGRRQIHLVASLFYPNSPNDTAPSGYNDPEPPADLPKSPLEIGDVAGFR, from the coding sequence ATGGGACTCTACGACCACATCGCCGACCTCCCCCTCTCGATAGCTAACGCGTCCGTCGAGCGCCACGAGCGTGAGACGATGAAGTTCACTCGGGCGACGACGGTGGTCTCGCTCTCCGGCGAGGGCGAAACTGGTCGCGGCGAAGACGTGACCTACGACGCAGAGTTGCACCCCGCACCTGCGCCGGACCTCTCCGGCGAGTACACGCTCGCCGAATTCTCGGCCGAAGTCGCCGACCGCGACCTCTTCCCCGAGGGCGACAACGACCATCCGGCCTACCGCAACTACCGTCAGTGGGCGTTCGAGAGCGCCGCCCTCGACCTCGCGCTCAGACAGGGAGACACCGACCTCGGGACGGAACTCGGCCGGGAGTACGACCCCGTCAACTTCGTCTACAGTCCCACGCTCGGCGACCCACCGAGCGCGGACGCCCTCCACGAGTGGCGCGAGCGCGACCCCGACCTTCAGTTCAAACTGGACGCCGAAGACGACTGGTCGGATTCGCTCGTGTCCGAACTCTCGACGTTCGGCGTTCGCGTCGTGGACTTCAAGGCGCTCTACGAGGACGCCGACGTGGCGGGCAGTGCCGACCCGCTCCTCTACGAGCGCGTCGTCGAGGAGTTCCCGGAAGCCATCCTCGAAGACCCGGCGTGGACCGACGACACGTATCCCGTTCTCGATTCGGTCCGCGACCGTATCTCGTGGGACGTCCCGATTACCGGAGTCGAGAGCGTCCAAGAACTCCCGTTCGAACCGAGTTGGCTCAACAGCAAACCCTCGCGGTTCGGGTCGATAGAGTCGCTGTTGGACACCATCGACTACTGCGAGAACCACGGCATCGAACTGTACGGCGGCGGCCAGTTCGAACTCGGCGTCGGCCGACGCCAGATTCATCTCGTCGCTTCGCTGTTCTATCCGAACTCGCCGAACGACACCGCACCGTCGGGGTACAACGACCCGGAGCCACCTGCGGACCTGCCTAAGAGTCCGCTCGAAATCGGCGACGTGGCCGGGTTCCGATAG
- a CDS encoding PAS domain S-box protein, with amino-acid sequence MSDQIREEKRKIEELHEVGSEMEACHDPDEVYRLGVDAAEGILEFDICGIDIAESGYLVPKATSTDMPNDGYDALEVDEGLAGRTYQTGESFVIPDVRTMDEAEPVQDQYRSILSVPLGDHGVFQAGSREADAFDEDDLELAELLLSHVTEVITRIKSQSALRESEEKYRTLVEGSHDAIFIHSNERFQFVNDRVSDLTGYSREELSGMPIWDVVHEDDRERVKELVQRREVSDDAPHYELRIRSKEGEVRYMEMSVQVITYDGELAHLGSARDVTKRREQKRKVERKNERLKEFTSVVSHDLRNPLNVAQGHLELARETGNERHFEKTSESLGRMETLIEDLLALARQGHDVNDAEMLSLDAVAQQAWGTVSTGEATLSVEGDLGEIRADHGRLQELFENLFRNAVEHGGDDLTVWVGRTDGGSTNSSVSGFYVADDGPGIPDDERERVFHHGHTTTDDGSGLGLSIVNSIVDAHGWEIDVTEGWGGGARFEVWTE; translated from the coding sequence ATGAGCGACCAGATACGTGAGGAAAAACGGAAAATCGAAGAGCTACACGAGGTCGGCTCCGAGATGGAGGCTTGCCACGACCCCGACGAGGTCTACCGACTCGGCGTGGACGCCGCAGAGGGCATCCTCGAATTCGACATCTGTGGCATCGACATCGCCGAAAGCGGCTATCTCGTTCCGAAGGCTACCTCGACGGACATGCCCAACGATGGGTACGACGCCCTCGAAGTTGACGAAGGACTCGCCGGGCGAACCTACCAGACAGGCGAATCGTTCGTCATCCCCGACGTTCGGACGATGGACGAAGCCGAACCAGTCCAGGACCAGTATCGGTCCATCCTCAGCGTCCCGCTGGGCGACCACGGCGTCTTTCAGGCCGGGTCGCGTGAGGCGGATGCGTTCGACGAAGACGACCTCGAACTCGCGGAACTGTTGTTGTCCCACGTCACCGAAGTCATCACGCGAATCAAGTCCCAGTCGGCGCTTCGCGAGAGCGAGGAGAAGTACCGGACGCTGGTCGAGGGGAGCCACGACGCCATCTTCATCCACAGCAACGAGCGGTTTCAGTTCGTCAACGACCGCGTCTCGGACCTCACGGGCTACAGTCGAGAAGAGTTGAGCGGCATGCCCATCTGGGACGTGGTCCACGAAGACGACAGAGAGCGAGTCAAAGAGCTAGTCCAACGACGTGAGGTCTCGGACGACGCACCGCACTACGAACTTCGAATTCGCTCGAAGGAGGGCGAGGTTCGCTACATGGAGATGAGCGTCCAAGTCATCACCTACGACGGCGAACTCGCCCACCTCGGGTCGGCCCGCGACGTGACGAAGCGCCGCGAACAGAAGCGGAAGGTCGAACGGAAGAACGAGCGGTTGAAGGAGTTTACCAGTGTCGTCTCTCACGACCTCCGGAATCCGCTGAACGTGGCACAGGGTCACCTCGAACTCGCTCGGGAGACCGGCAACGAGCGACACTTCGAGAAGACCTCGGAGTCGCTCGGCCGGATGGAGACGCTCATCGAAGACCTGCTCGCGCTCGCTCGGCAGGGCCACGACGTGAACGACGCCGAGATGCTCTCGTTGGACGCGGTGGCCCAACAGGCGTGGGGCACCGTCTCGACGGGCGAGGCGACGCTCTCCGTCGAAGGCGACCTCGGCGAGATTCGGGCAGACCACGGCAGACTACAAGAACTGTTCGAGAACTTGTTCAGAAACGCCGTCGAACACGGCGGCGACGACCTGACAGTCTGGGTCGGCAGGACCGACGGTGGTTCGACAAACTCGTCCGTCAGCGGCTTCTACGTGGCCGACGACGGGCCGGGTATCCCGGACGACGAGCGCGAGCGAGTGTTTCACCACGGCCACACGACGACAGACGACGGGTCGGGACTCGGACTTTCCATCGTCAACAGCATCGTGGACGCCCACGGGTGGGAAATCGACGTGACCGAGGGCTGGGGTGGCGGGGCGCGGTTCGAAGTTTGGACCGAGTAG
- a CDS encoding AMP phosphorylase, whose product MELVATEIDIGTHLPTVLLNGADAAEIGVHPLDRVQLRTDGQTSIGIVEVTDELVEPGTLGVTRRLGDVSGLVEVTPATRPNSVRYIRAKLDDAELDAHELRAIVRDIDADRLNDVELSAYVSGVYANGLSDAETTHLTEAMAAIGEKLSWDDPIIADKHSIGGVAGNRVSPILVSIVAEAGVKIPKTSSRAVTSPAGTADTMEVFCDVDFSTAELRAIVESTGGCLVWGGAVELSPVDDKIIRAENPLSLDPPGQLIASVLSKKYSAGSTHVLVDVPYGEGAKVDGHAEACDLAADFERVGDHLDMNVVPVLSRGNQPIGRGIGPVLEARDVLAVLDGDGPEDLRLKSVRLATLLLDLCGVEESATEILDSGRAAAKFREIAAAQGGDPDVSLSDLVPGDERETVPADHDGLVTHVDSPLLSELARRAGAPKDRRAGVTLPRRVGDEVSAGDPLFTVYAETESKLDDALAMADRTEPVRVRTRDEAMVERA is encoded by the coding sequence ATGGAACTGGTCGCTACCGAAATCGACATCGGCACTCACCTCCCGACTGTCTTGCTCAACGGGGCCGATGCGGCGGAAATCGGCGTTCATCCGCTCGACCGCGTCCAACTCCGGACCGACGGTCAGACGAGCATCGGCATCGTGGAGGTCACCGACGAACTGGTCGAACCAGGGACACTCGGCGTGACTCGGCGACTCGGGGACGTCAGCGGTCTAGTCGAAGTGACGCCAGCGACGCGTCCGAACTCGGTCCGGTACATCCGAGCGAAGTTAGACGACGCCGAACTCGACGCCCACGAGTTGCGCGCTATCGTCAGAGACATCGACGCGGACCGACTGAACGACGTGGAACTCTCGGCGTACGTCTCGGGCGTCTACGCGAACGGTCTCTCGGACGCCGAGACGACCCACCTCACGGAGGCGATGGCAGCTATCGGCGAGAAACTGTCGTGGGACGATCCGATAATCGCGGATAAACACTCCATCGGCGGCGTCGCAGGGAACCGCGTCTCGCCGATTCTCGTCTCCATCGTCGCGGAAGCAGGGGTCAAGATTCCGAAGACGTCCTCACGCGCGGTCACGTCGCCCGCCGGGACGGCCGACACGATGGAGGTGTTCTGCGACGTGGACTTCAGTACTGCGGAACTGCGAGCCATCGTGGAATCGACCGGTGGCTGTCTCGTCTGGGGTGGTGCCGTCGAACTCTCTCCCGTAGACGACAAGATAATTCGCGCCGAAAATCCGCTCTCGCTCGACCCGCCGGGGCAACTCATCGCGTCGGTTCTCTCGAAGAAGTACAGCGCAGGCTCGACACACGTCCTGGTGGACGTCCCGTACGGCGAAGGTGCGAAGGTTGATGGCCACGCAGAGGCTTGTGACCTCGCGGCCGACTTCGAACGCGTCGGCGACCACCTCGACATGAACGTCGTGCCGGTCCTCTCACGCGGGAACCAGCCCATCGGCCGCGGTATCGGCCCGGTGTTGGAAGCCCGTGACGTATTGGCCGTCCTCGACGGCGACGGTCCAGAGGACCTTCGACTCAAGAGCGTCCGACTCGCCACTCTCTTGCTGGACCTCTGTGGGGTCGAGGAGAGTGCCACCGAAATCCTCGATTCCGGTCGTGCGGCCGCCAAATTCCGCGAAATCGCCGCCGCGCAAGGGGGCGACCCGGACGTGTCGCTGTCGGACCTCGTCCCCGGCGACGAGCGTGAGACTGTTCCGGCAGACCACGACGGACTGGTCACGCACGTCGATTCGCCACTGCTCAGCGAACTCGCCCGACGAGCGGGTGCCCCGAAAGACCGGCGAGCAGGCGTGACGCTCCCGCGACGCGTCGGCGACGAAGTTTCGGCCGGAGACCCACTGTTCACAGTGTACGCGGAAACGGAGAGTAAGTTGGACGACGCACTAGCGATGGCCGACCGAACCGAACCTGTTCGGGTCCGGACCCGCGACGAGGCGATGGTCGAGCGAGCGTGA
- a CDS encoding gamma carbonic anhydrase family protein, with translation MGGHYEFEGTAPTVHDDARVSGEATLVGDVTVEADASVWPGVVLRGDVAPVRIGRQSHVGDNAVLHAASVGERAMVGHGAVLNDATVEDGALVGFNATVNTGVTIGSASIVASGTVVPEEYEIPPESFARGVPARVTPLEETTIDAAEIFETYSSGEYTDLAARHEELFE, from the coding sequence ATGGGGGGCCACTACGAGTTCGAGGGGACAGCACCGACCGTCCACGACGATGCGCGAGTCAGCGGCGAGGCCACGCTCGTCGGCGACGTGACAGTCGAAGCGGACGCCAGCGTCTGGCCGGGCGTCGTACTCCGTGGGGACGTCGCACCGGTTCGAATCGGCCGACAGTCACACGTCGGCGACAACGCCGTCTTGCACGCCGCGAGCGTCGGCGAACGCGCGATGGTCGGCCACGGCGCGGTGCTGAACGACGCGACGGTCGAAGACGGCGCGCTCGTCGGGTTCAACGCCACGGTCAACACGGGCGTGACGATTGGCTCGGCGTCAATTGTCGCGTCCGGGACGGTCGTTCCAGAGGAGTACGAGATTCCACCGGAATCGTTCGCCCGGGGCGTTCCGGCACGAGTGACGCCGCTCGAAGAAACGACCATCGATGCGGCCGAAATATTCGAGACGTACTCGTCGGGCGAGTACACTGACCTCGCCGCGCGCCACGAGGAGTTGTTCGAGTAG
- a CDS encoding Gfo/Idh/MocA family protein, whose translation MYDVGIVGCGVIGNRLAESFAEHERTNVWGACDLVESKVEAFAEEYDCETFTDYLDLVDQCAIDVVYVGVPPANHHEIVSYALEADTHVICEKPIAEDAERGQELVELAADSDQVTAINLPFRYTSGFVEMRERIDSGEIGDPKRVELKFRFPQWPRDWQDVDWLAGREQGGPLREVGTHFLFGVQEIFGPIERVSAEVAYSGPDKYEDSIVGYFEVEAIYGTIDLVTDHDEQEENSITVLGSDSQLSLRKWYELVEGSGDDERVVHDTRESTTLALVDEFVSSLDGGEGDLVTFEEANRVQRVVDAIFDSEGVERPLEG comes from the coding sequence ATGTACGACGTTGGCATCGTCGGATGTGGAGTCATCGGCAACCGCCTCGCCGAGTCGTTCGCCGAACACGAGCGGACGAACGTCTGGGGCGCGTGCGACCTCGTCGAGTCGAAAGTCGAGGCGTTCGCCGAGGAGTACGACTGCGAGACGTTCACCGACTATCTCGACCTCGTCGACCAGTGCGCAATCGACGTGGTCTACGTCGGAGTGCCACCGGCGAATCACCACGAAATCGTCTCCTACGCGCTCGAAGCCGACACGCACGTCATCTGCGAGAAACCGATTGCGGAGGACGCCGAGCGTGGACAGGAACTGGTCGAACTTGCCGCAGATAGCGACCAAGTTACTGCTATCAACCTCCCCTTCCGCTACACCTCGGGGTTCGTGGAGATGCGCGAGCGAATCGATTCTGGGGAAATCGGCGACCCGAAACGGGTCGAACTCAAATTTCGGTTCCCCCAATGGCCTCGCGACTGGCAGGACGTGGACTGGCTCGCAGGCCGAGAACAGGGCGGACCACTCAGGGAGGTCGGCACGCACTTTCTCTTCGGCGTGCAGGAGATTTTTGGCCCAATCGAGCGCGTGAGTGCCGAAGTCGCCTACAGCGGTCCCGACAAGTACGAAGATTCGATTGTGGGCTACTTCGAAGTCGAGGCCATCTACGGCACTATCGACCTCGTGACCGACCACGACGAGCAGGAGGAGAACTCGATTACCGTTCTCGGTTCTGATTCCCAACTGTCGCTCCGCAAGTGGTACGAACTGGTCGAGGGCTCCGGAGACGACGAACGGGTCGTTCACGACACTCGCGAATCGACCACACTCGCGCTCGTAGACGAGTTCGTGTCGTCGCTCGACGGCGGCGAGGGCGACCTCGTCACCTTCGAAGAGGCCAACCGCGTCCAACGGGTGGTCGATGCAATCTTCGACTCTGAGGGCGTCGAGCGACCACTGGAGGGATAA
- a CDS encoding MTAP family purine nucleoside phosphorylase, whose product MFGFIGGSGIYDALSLDDERTESVSTPYGDPSAPITVGTLAGQEIAFVPRHGPDHTYTPTEVPYRANVYALRELGVDRIVSSNAVGGLREELSPQTLVVPDQILDRTKHRTASFVPADKIDFPISRSPYCPRFADSLASVAERATDASVRHGGTYVCIEGPQFATQAESRFYYESGGDVVGMTTVPEAALAREAGLCYATITGVTDYGVWLGKEADRLEEILENAAKNEQAIKRTVERVVRELPAECDCQHADENSVGESVLR is encoded by the coding sequence ATGTTCGGATTCATCGGCGGAAGCGGAATCTACGACGCACTCTCGCTGGACGACGAGCGGACGGAGTCGGTCTCGACTCCGTACGGCGACCCGAGTGCCCCCATCACAGTCGGCACGCTCGCCGGGCAGGAAATCGCGTTCGTGCCGCGCCACGGCCCAGACCACACGTACACGCCGACGGAGGTCCCGTATCGCGCGAACGTCTACGCTCTGCGAGAACTCGGTGTGGACCGCATCGTCTCCTCGAACGCCGTAGGCGGGCTCCGTGAGGAGTTATCTCCGCAGACGCTCGTGGTGCCAGACCAGATACTCGACCGGACGAAACACCGCACCGCTTCGTTCGTTCCAGCGGACAAGATCGATTTCCCAATTTCTCGCTCGCCGTACTGTCCGAGGTTCGCCGACAGCCTCGCGTCCGTGGCCGAGCGCGCGACAGATGCGTCGGTGAGACACGGTGGCACCTACGTCTGCATCGAAGGCCCACAGTTCGCGACGCAGGCCGAGAGCCGGTTCTACTACGAGTCGGGCGGCGACGTGGTGGGGATGACGACTGTCCCAGAGGCGGCGCTCGCACGGGAGGCGGGGTTGTGCTACGCGACGATTACCGGCGTCACGGACTACGGGGTTTGGCTTGGCAAGGAGGCCGACCGCCTCGAAGAAATTCTGGAGAATGCGGCGAAGAACGAGCAGGCTATCAAGCGAACGGTCGAGCGCGTCGTTCGAGAACTCCCCGCGGAGTGCGACTGCCAGCACGCAGACGAGAATTCTGTGGGCGAGAGTGTTCTTCGGTAA
- a CDS encoding D-lyxose/D-mannose family sugar isomerase, whose product MTSEAEREQARERAADLLHEAGVVLTGDERREMEVVDYSFDRLEEVGTEIVVYENNDRYCAKELVLFDGQTCPEHRHPPFDDYPGKQETFRCRWGDVYLYVEGEEASESESDGTLQNPTVEPPFRDEYYTASEEIHLTPGEQYTIPPDTRHWFVAGEDGAVISEFSSPSFDEEDVFTDPKIDRMESSY is encoded by the coding sequence ATGACCAGTGAAGCCGAGCGCGAGCAGGCCCGCGAGCGCGCCGCCGACCTCTTGCACGAGGCTGGCGTAGTGTTGACAGGCGACGAACGTCGCGAGATGGAAGTCGTAGACTACAGTTTCGACCGTCTCGAAGAAGTCGGCACGGAAATCGTCGTCTACGAGAACAACGACCGCTATTGTGCGAAGGAGTTAGTGCTGTTCGACGGGCAGACCTGCCCCGAGCATCGACACCCGCCGTTCGACGACTACCCCGGTAAACAGGAGACGTTCCGCTGTCGCTGGGGCGATGTGTATCTGTACGTCGAAGGGGAGGAAGCGAGCGAAAGCGAGAGCGACGGCACACTCCAAAATCCGACCGTCGAACCGCCGTTCCGTGACGAGTACTACACCGCGAGCGAGGAGATTCATCTCACGCCCGGCGAGCAGTACACCATCCCGCCGGACACCAGACACTGGTTCGTGGCGGGCGAGGACGGAGCCGTCATCTCTGAGTTCTCGTCGCCGAGTTTCGACGAGGAAGACGTGTTCACCGACCCGAAGATAGACCGAATGGAAAGCAGTTACTGA
- a CDS encoding SIMPL domain-containing protein has protein sequence MADRTITTGATGETQAPPDEAIVQFDAKAVEPDVLSARRVVAEQSGELRTALAEVGISEERIKTAQFRVTQRRPHSGPETNRDPDELPYKGRESLVVTLHDLDAVGDVLSAAVEKAGVEIDTVSFGFQTETKRELEREALTDAATTARQKAEAAADAEGLTVEGVVSMTTGEDVQPRRTAAGLGAEVATQSAAPSSGPLDVSVALEATYELRED, from the coding sequence ATGGCCGACAGAACCATCACGACTGGTGCGACCGGAGAGACGCAGGCACCGCCGGACGAAGCTATCGTCCAGTTCGACGCCAAGGCAGTCGAACCGGACGTACTGAGCGCCCGCCGCGTCGTCGCCGAACAGTCCGGAGAACTTCGCACGGCGCTCGCCGAAGTTGGAATCTCCGAAGAACGAATAAAGACTGCCCAGTTTCGAGTGACCCAACGACGACCGCACAGTGGACCGGAGACGAACCGAGACCCCGACGAACTGCCGTACAAGGGAAGAGAGAGTCTCGTCGTCACGCTCCACGACCTCGACGCGGTTGGAGACGTACTCTCGGCGGCAGTCGAGAAAGCGGGTGTCGAAATCGACACGGTAAGCTTCGGGTTCCAGACCGAGACGAAGCGAGAACTCGAACGGGAGGCGCTCACAGACGCCGCGACGACGGCACGGCAGAAAGCCGAGGCGGCTGCCGACGCTGAAGGTCTCACCGTCGAGGGCGTCGTCTCGATGACGACTGGGGAGGACGTTCAGCCACGTCGAACGGCCGCCGGTCTCGGAGCAGAAGTCGCCACGCAGTCGGCCGCACCGAGTAGTGGTCCCCTCGACGTGTCGGTGGCCCTCGAAGCGACCTACGAACTGCGCGAGGACTGA
- a CDS encoding RNA-guided endonuclease InsQ/TnpB family protein, producing MEYRRTAVIKLNTSSDDDSALRETVEQFKHCANRASNWCWHGRRQTPQESGCQPETRNVSGDDDVYHVTSKANAERALYDPLRDETDLTANLVQKGIRRAVEAVKSGVERLKRGESTSKPYFSADSAVYDKRSATFHRDHVSLSTVDGRVECDYILPDDPEKPPTKYVSDDDFEFRMASLQYRDGDWYLHASMRKVEADEESSEPDTKHRTVLGVDLGVNNLAVASTGQFWSADEFNHWRREYEKRRGLLQQCGSRHAHDNIESVGRKETGRFEMHLHTVANELLEEAVENDCSTIVFENLTHIRENVPESTWQHVWAFRRLYEYVEYKAEEYGLNVEQVPPENTSKRCSTCGFTHGNNRSGESFECQKCGYENHADYNASKNIGFRYLRRRQNADDGGAPVGVALNRGTLNVSGEYSPASDGQNGSPRESPRL from the coding sequence GTGGAATACCGGCGAACCGCCGTCATCAAACTCAACACATCCTCGGACGACGATTCAGCACTCCGAGAGACGGTCGAACAATTCAAACACTGCGCAAACCGCGCAAGCAACTGGTGTTGGCACGGGCGTCGCCAGACTCCGCAGGAGTCTGGCTGCCAACCAGAAACGCGGAACGTTTCTGGTGACGACGACGTCTACCACGTTACCTCGAAAGCAAACGCCGAACGCGCCCTCTACGACCCACTCCGCGACGAAACCGACCTGACCGCGAATCTCGTTCAGAAAGGGATTCGCAGGGCAGTCGAAGCCGTCAAGAGTGGTGTCGAACGACTCAAACGTGGCGAAAGTACGTCGAAGCCATACTTCTCGGCGGACAGTGCGGTGTATGACAAGCGGTCTGCGACTTTCCACCGCGACCACGTATCGCTGTCCACCGTAGATGGGCGCGTCGAGTGCGATTACATTCTTCCCGACGACCCGGAGAAACCGCCGACCAAGTACGTCTCCGACGACGATTTCGAGTTTCGAATGGCCTCTCTCCAGTACCGCGACGGTGACTGGTATCTCCATGCCTCCATGCGAAAAGTCGAAGCAGACGAGGAGTCGTCTGAACCGGACACTAAGCACAGAACAGTCCTTGGTGTGGATTTAGGCGTCAACAACCTCGCCGTCGCTTCGACCGGGCAGTTCTGGTCGGCAGACGAATTCAACCACTGGCGTCGAGAGTACGAGAAACGTCGTGGGTTGCTCCAACAGTGTGGTTCGAGACACGCCCACGATAACATCGAATCCGTTGGGCGAAAAGAGACTGGACGGTTCGAGATGCACCTACACACGGTGGCAAACGAACTTCTTGAAGAAGCCGTCGAGAACGACTGTTCGACCATCGTCTTCGAGAACTTGACCCACATTAGGGAGAACGTCCCTGAATCGACGTGGCAACACGTTTGGGCGTTCAGACGCCTATACGAGTACGTCGAGTACAAGGCTGAGGAGTACGGTCTGAACGTCGAGCAAGTTCCGCCGGAGAATACGTCGAAGCGGTGTTCGACGTGTGGGTTTACGCACGGTAACAATCGGTCGGGAGAGTCGTTCGAGTGTCAGAAATGCGGATATGAGAACCACGCGGACTACAACGCGAGCAAGAATATCGGCTTTCGGTATCTCCGTCGTCGGCAAAACGCAGACGATGGAGGCGCACCCGTAGGTGTTGCGCTAAATCGCGGGACGTTGAACGTGAGTGGCGAGTATTCGCCCGCCAGCGATGGTCAGAACGGGAGTCCACGCGAAAGCCCACGACTTTAG